The following proteins are co-located in the Telopea speciosissima isolate NSW1024214 ecotype Mountain lineage chromosome 9, Tspe_v1, whole genome shotgun sequence genome:
- the LOC122639259 gene encoding LRR receptor-like serine/threonine-protein kinase GSO1 — translation MATKSRKVVLSVLVLLLFMLMGFESLLVVSGQDSPTLRVLLEVKESFVNDPLNVLEGWTADNPDFCSWSGVFCGFNSVDGSSQVLGLNLSDSSLAGSLSPSLGLLPYLLHLDLSSNLLTGPIPLHLANLTSLVSLLLFSNQLTGPIPTQLGSLTSLQVLRIGDNGLTGPIPSSFGDLSNLITLGLASCSLTGWIPPELGRLERVENLILQQNQLKGPIPAELGNCSSVVVITAALNNLTGTIPSELGRLSNLQILNLANNTLSGEIPAELGELSQLVYLNFVGNRLEGTIPKSLSKLGSLQNLDLSMNKLTGGIPEEFGDLGELIYMLLSMNELSGALSGKICSNTTSLEYLVLSGNGFVGNIPTGFRDCKSLQRLDLSDNTLEGSIPMELFELLNLTDLLLNNNSLVGSIPPFIGNLSNLQTLSLYHNNLYGSLPPEIGKLGNLEILYLYENQLSGEIPMEIGNCSSLQMVDFYGNQFTGSIPITIGKLKELNFLHIRQNDLTGEIPATLGNCQQLTVIDLADNNLTGGIPATFGLLESLQLFMLYNNSLEGSLPEELVNIANLTRVNLSNNRLNGSITALCGSRSLLSFDLTNNSFNHEIPPQLGHSPALGRLRLGSNQFSGKIPLTLGEISELSLLDLSYNFLSGVIPVELSLCKKLTHIDLNNNLLTGPIPTWLGSLPQLGELKLSSNSFAGPLPRELFKCSNLLVLSLDNNSLYGTIPPEIGDLVSLNALDLSHNRFSGLIPPAIGNLSKLYELWLSWNSFSGGIPIELSELQNLQSVLDLSYNNLTGDIPPSIGTLSKLEVLDLSHNELVGEVPLQIGELSSLVKLDLSYNSLSGQLDNQFLHWPAETFAGNLGLCGIPLQPCDNSESSRHHSGPRTASVVAITVASTAAAVALLILMLVHLLNKHYRSLRRAHEVNCASSSSSSRAQRRLFFQGGTTRQEFTWEDIMEATNNLSEEYMVGSGGSGKIYKADLPNGEVVAVKNILRKDDLLLDKSFAREVRTLGRIRHRHIVKLMGYCSNKGTEINLLIYEYMENGSVWDWLHKPFLSGKKKNTFDWEVRLKIAEGLAQGIEYLHHDCIPPIVHRDIKSSNVLLDTNMEAHLGDFGLAKALTESHDSSNTESNFWFAGSYGYIAPEYAYSLTATEKSDVYSMGIVLIELVSGRMPTDGIFGVDMDMVRWVESHFDMPGPAREELIDPSLKPLLPNEECAVFQVLDVALQCTRTVPAERPSSRQVCDLLRHISNTRRFHCEKKITTHKH, via the exons TTTGGAGGTAAAGGAATCGTTCGTTAATGACCCATTAAATGTTTTGGAAGGATGGACTGCAGACAACCCAGATTTCTGTAGTTGGAGCGGAGTTTTTTGTGGGTTCAACTCGGTTGATGGCTCGTCTCAAGTGTTAGGCCTTAACCTGTCCGACTCGTCCCTTGCCGGTTCACTTTCACCCTCACTCGGTCTCTTGCCTTACCTGCTCCACCTCGACCTCTCCTCCAACCTACTCACAGGGCCCATTCCACTTCACCTTGCTAACCTCACATCACTTGTCTCTTTGCTGCTCTTCTCCAACCAACTCACCGGCCCGATTCCAACCCAACTCGGATCCCTCACTAGTCTCCAAGTCCTTAGGATCGGTGACAACGGTCTCACAGGACCAATTCCCAGCTCTTTCGGTGATCTCTCCAACTTGATCACTCTTGGTTTAGCCTCTTGCAGCCTCACTGGTTGGATTCCACCAGAATTAGGGCGGCTCGAACGAGTTGAGAACCTGATTTTGCAACAGAACCAACTCAAAGGCCCGATTCCAGCTGAGCTTGGGAACTGCTCGAGCGTCGTCGTCATCACCGCTGCTCTTAACAATCTCACAGGGACAATACCGAGCGAATTGGGTCGGCTCAGCAACCTTCAAATTCTCAACCTCGCCAACAATACTCTCTCCGGCGAAATTCCGGCCGAGCTAGGTGAGTTAAGTCAACTCGTTTATCTCAATTTTGTAGGGAACCGTCTTGAGGGTACCATTCCCAAATCTCTGTCCAAGTTGGGAAGTCTTCAGAATCTGGATTTGTCCATGAACAAGCTCACAGGAGGAATCCCTGAAGAATTTGGCGACTTGGGTGAGCTCATTTACATGTTGCTCTCAATGAACGAACTTTCTGGTGCTCTCTCTGGAAAAATCTGTTCAAACACAACCAGTTTAGAATATCTGGTTTTGTCTGGCAATGGGTTTGTCGGGAACATTCCAACTGGGTTCAGGGATTGCAAGTCGTTGCAAAGATTAGATCTTTCTGATAATACGCTTGAGGGATCAATACCCATGGAACTGTTTGAGCTGCTGAATCTGACTGATCTTTTATTGAACAACAACAGCTTGGTGGGCTCAATTCCTCCATTCATTGGAAACCTCAGTAATCTTCAAACACTGTCTCTGTACCATAATAATTTATATGGTAGTCTGCCTCCGGAGATTGGGAAGCTCGGAAACCTCGAAATCCTCTATCTCTATGAGAATCAGTTATCGGGGGAGATCCCTATGGAGATAGGTAACTGTTCCAGCCTGCAAATGGTTGATTTTTATGGAAATCAGTTCACAGGGAGCATTCCAATCACCATTGGAAAGCTGAAGGAATTGAATTTTCTTCATATCAGACAGAATGACCTCACTGGCGAAATCCCTGCCACCTTGGGTAACTGTCAACAACTAACTGTCATAGATTTGGCAGATAATAATCTTACCGGTGGCATCCCGGCAACCTTCGGATTGCTTGAATCCTTGCAGCTGTTCATGCTTTACAACAATTCTCTTGAAGGTAGTCTTCCAGAGGAACTAGTGAATATTGCCAACCTGACAAGGGTGAATCTTTCCAATAATAGATTGAATGGTAGCATTACAGCACTGTGTGGCTCGcgttctcttctttcttttgatctCACTAACAATTCTTTTAACCATGAAATTCCTCCCCAGTTGGGCCATTCGCCTGCTCTTGGAAGGCTTCGGTTGGGCAGCAACCAATTTAGCGGAAAAATTCCTTTGACCTTGGGTGAGATCAGTGAGCTCTCACTCCTAGACCTTTCTTATAATTTTCTCAGTGGAGTGATACCTGTAGAACTCTCACTATGCAAGAAACTCACCCACATTGATCTGAACAATAACCTTCTTACCGGACCAATCCCAACGTGGCTGGGAAGCTTGCCTCAGTTGGGTGAGCTAAAGCTCTCCTCGAATTCATTTGCTGGCCCTCTCCCTCGAGAATTATTCAAATGCTCCAATCTCCTAGTACTTTCTCTCGACAACAATTCACTATATGGGACCATTCCTCCTGAAATTGGAGATCTTGTATCCCTCAATGCCCTCGACCTCAGCCACAACCGATTCTCCGGGCTTATCCCTCCAGCCATCGGCAATTTGAGCAAACTATATGAGCTCTGGCTCTCATGGAATAGCTTCAGTGGCGGAATACCGATTGAGCTTTCAGAACTCCAAAATCTGCAGAGTGTGTTGGATCTCAGCTACAACAATCTTACTGGTGACATCCCACCTTCTATTGGGACATTGTCTAAACTTGAAGTGCTTGATCTATCTCACAATGAGCTTGTTGGGGAAGTCCCTCTCCAAATTGGTGAATTGAGCAGCTTGGTCAAGCTTGACCTTTCTTACAACAGTCTCAGTGGCCAATTGGACAATCAGTTCTTGCATTGGCCAGCCGAAACCTTTGCTGGGAACCTTGGCTTGTGTGGAATCCCACTTCAGCCCTGTGACAACTCAGAATCCAGCAGGCATCACTCTGGTCCCAGAACAGCATCAGTGGTGGCAATCACGGTTGCCTCAACTGCAGCTGCTGTTGCTCTACTAATACTAATGCTTGTTCATCTGTTGAATAAGCACTACCGATCTCTCAGACGAGCACACGAAGTGAACTGTGCGTCCTCTTCGAGCTCCTCACGAGCACAGCGGCGACTGTTCTTCCAAGGTGGCACCACCAGGCAAGAATTCACATGGGAAGACATCATGGAAGCCACCAACAATCTAAGCGAGGAGTACATGGTTGGATCAGGTGGGTCAGGGAAGATATATAAGGCAGATTTACCCAATGGAGAGGTAGTTGCAGTCAAGAACATATTGAGAAAAGACGATCTCCTACTGGATAAGAGCTTTGCCAGGGAGGTTCGGACCCTTGGCAGGATAAGGCACAGGCATATAGTGAAGTTGATGGGGTACTGCAGTAACAAAGGAACAGAAATAAATCTGCTGATATACGAATACATGGAGAATGGAAGTGTGTGGGATTGGTTGCACAAGCCATTTCTCAGtggtaagaagaagaataccTTTGATTGGGAAGTGCGATTGAAGATAGCAGAAGGGTTAGCACAGGGCATAGAATATCTCCACCATGATTGCATCCCACCGATCGTTCACAGAGACATTAAGTCAAGCAATGTGCTACTTGATACCAATATGGAAGCACATTTGGGTGATTTTGGGCTGGCAAAAGCACTTACAGAAAGCCATGACTCGTCAAACACCGAGTCAAATTTCTGGTTCGCTGGCTCTTACGGTTACATAGCTCCAG AGTACGCGTACTCATTGACGGCGACGGAGAAGAGTGATGTGTATAGCATGGGTATTGTGTTAATAGAACTCGTGAGTGGACGGATGCCCACTGATGGGATCTTCGGAGTTGATATGGACATGGTGAGGTGGGTTGAATCACATTTTGACATGCCGGGACCTGCTCGAGAGGAATTAATCGATCCTTCTTTGAAACCGCTATTGCCCAATGAAGAATGTGCAGTGTTCCAAGTGCTCGATGTTGCACTGCAGTGCACAAGAACCGTCCCAGCAGAGAGACCATCATCTCGGCAAGTATGTGACCTCTTAAGACACATATCTAACACAAGGAGGTTTCATTGTGAGAAGAAGATTACAACCCATAAACATTAG